The Salvelinus alpinus chromosome 21, SLU_Salpinus.1, whole genome shotgun sequence genome has a segment encoding these proteins:
- the drc12 gene encoding dynein regulatory complex protein 12, translating into MPPKKKKGKSNINKSKTKNKKTNEGGNELAEKYRRSALDVTVLRDHLALRGDVAQQAQSISHDLRSRMRDMEQELHHERLDRKDVSADLTRQYKTMQTDMTVKVKKLGDEAILLREQLAQCQEELRAERKAHEQLQQEKDTTIADFQNKLDNMETDYEKILHDTLDSLTSQLAEARLRWEHESTVVHQEYKELLSDFGLNSLDI; encoded by the exons ATGCCTCCAAAGAAGAAGAAAGGGAAAAGTAATATCAATAAGTCAAAGACCAAAAATAAGAAAACAAATGAGG GGGGAAATGAATTGGCGGAAAAGTACAGGCGAAGTGCATTGGATGTAACAGTTCTGAGGGACCATCTTG CTCTGCGAGGGGATGTGGCACAGCAGGCCCAGTCCATCAGTCATGACCTGAGATCTCGTATGCGGGACATGGAGCAGGAGCTCCACCATGAGAGACTGGACCGCAAAGACGTCAGTGCAG ATCTCACCCGTCAGTATAAGACCATGCAAACAGACATGACGGTCAAAGTGAAAAAGCTGGGGGATGAGGCCATTTTGCTGCGAGAACAGCTTG CTCAGTGTCAGGAGGAGTTGAGGGCAGAAAGGAAAGCGCATGAGCAGTTGCAGCAGGAGAAGGATACCACAATAGCTGACTTTCAAAACAAACTGGACAACATGGAGACCGACTATGAGAAGATTCTGCAT GACACTTTGGACAGTTTGACCTCCCAACTGGCTGAGGCTCGACTGCGGTGGGAGCATGAGAGTACTGTTGTCCATCAGGAATACAAAGAGCTGCTCTCTGACTTTGGCTTGAACTCACTGGACATCTGA